The proteins below come from a single Candidatus Kirkpatrickella diaphorinae genomic window:
- a CDS encoding SDR family NAD(P)-dependent oxidoreductase: MMTAKFNYGGKVAFITGAGTGIGRAAALAFARAGANVAIVGLNDDSNKETLKLVEAANGRAIALLADVANETEVEAAINRTVEIFGRLDFAFNNAGVEQPGMLFGELDNDEWRRQIAVNLGGVYFCMKHQIGQMLKQGGGVIINTGSGAAAKGFPRQATYCAAKFGVVGLSKGVALDYADRNIRVNVVSPGIIATPMMDRFSGGTEEGRRKVIAQEPIGRMGRPEEIAGTVLWLCSDVAAFTTGANIIVDGGQTT, encoded by the coding sequence ATGATGACGGCAAAATTCAACTATGGCGGTAAGGTCGCCTTCATTACTGGCGCCGGCACCGGGATCGGACGCGCAGCCGCTCTTGCATTCGCGAGAGCAGGCGCGAACGTCGCGATCGTCGGCCTTAACGACGACAGCAACAAGGAAACTCTCAAGCTGGTCGAGGCGGCCAACGGCCGCGCCATTGCGCTGCTGGCCGACGTCGCCAATGAGACAGAAGTGGAGGCCGCTATTAACAGGACGGTCGAGATTTTCGGTCGTTTGGATTTCGCTTTCAATAATGCGGGCGTCGAGCAACCGGGCATGTTGTTCGGTGAACTTGACAATGACGAGTGGCGCCGACAGATCGCAGTCAATCTCGGCGGCGTCTACTTCTGCATGAAGCACCAGATCGGGCAGATGCTGAAACAGGGCGGCGGCGTGATCATCAATACTGGCTCGGGTGCCGCCGCGAAAGGTTTCCCCAGGCAGGCCACATATTGCGCCGCGAAGTTTGGCGTCGTCGGCCTTAGTAAGGGGGTTGCACTTGATTATGCCGACAGGAACATCCGTGTGAACGTCGTGTCGCCCGGTATCATTGCGACGCCGATGATGGATCGCTTCTCCGGCGGCACAGAGGAAGGTCGCAGGAAGGTCATCGCCCAGGAACCAATCGGCCGAATGGGGCGACCCGAAGAGATCGCTGGCACGGTCCTATGGCTCTGCTCGGATGTTGCGGCCTTCACCACGGGAGCGAACATCATCGTCGATGGCGGCCAGACGACCTGA
- a CDS encoding alpha/beta hydrolase, with product MTDDWDKVFPRSANVDHQKISFKNRYGITLAGDLYLPKNRANGRLAALAVGGPFGAVKEQSSGLYAQTMAERGFVTLAFDPSYTGESGGAPRNVASPDISTEDFMAAIDSLGLHDAVDRERIGVIGICGWGGMALSAAAVDKRVKAVVASTMYDMTRVMSKGYNDSMTLEQRTQTLEQLSRQRWTDAERGTPAYQPRYNVERKGEPFMIDYHDYYMTPRGYHPRAVNSGNAWTITTPLPFNNLPILTCISEISPRPVLFVHGEKAHSLYFAQTAYAAAAEPKELMIIAGASHTDLYDKMDVIPFDRLQSFFNQHLAA from the coding sequence ATGACAGATGATTGGGATAAGGTGTTTCCCCGAAGCGCCAACGTCGACCATCAAAAAATCTCTTTCAAAAACCGCTATGGCATCACCCTGGCTGGTGATCTCTATCTCCCCAAAAACCGCGCCAACGGTCGCCTGGCGGCGCTGGCGGTCGGCGGGCCATTTGGGGCGGTCAAAGAGCAATCGTCCGGCCTTTACGCGCAGACCATGGCGGAGCGCGGTTTCGTCACCCTGGCCTTCGATCCGTCTTATACCGGGGAAAGTGGCGGGGCACCCCGCAATGTTGCCTCACCCGATATCAGCACTGAGGATTTCATGGCGGCCATCGACTCTCTCGGCCTGCACGACGCGGTCGACCGCGAACGGATCGGCGTCATCGGTATCTGCGGCTGGGGCGGGATGGCGTTGAGCGCTGCGGCGGTGGATAAGCGCGTCAAGGCCGTCGTCGCCAGCACCATGTACGACATGACCCGGGTTATGTCGAAGGGCTATAATGACAGCATGACGCTTGAACAGCGTACGCAGACCCTCGAACAATTGAGCCGGCAGCGCTGGACAGATGCGGAGCGCGGCACCCCTGCCTATCAGCCGCGCTACAACGTCGAGCGCAAGGGCGAGCCGTTCATGATCGACTACCACGACTACTATATGACGCCGCGCGGTTATCACCCGCGCGCTGTCAATTCCGGCAATGCCTGGACGATTACAACGCCTCTGCCTTTTAATAATCTTCCCATCCTGACCTGTATTTCGGAGATTTCGCCGCGCCCGGTCCTGTTCGTTCACGGTGAGAAGGCCCACTCGCTGTACTTCGCCCAAACCGCCTATGCGGCTGCAGCGGAACCGAAGGAGCTGATGATCATCGCCGGCGCCAGTCACACCGATCTCTACGACAAAATGGATGTGATACCGTTTGACAGGCTGCAATCGTTCTTCAACCAGCACCTTGCCGCGTGA